The Streptomyces sp. HSG2 genome has a segment encoding these proteins:
- a CDS encoding low molecular weight protein-tyrosine-phosphatase: MTYRVCFVCTGNICRSPMAEAVVRARLADDGLADRVTVDSAGTGDWHVGEDADPRALTALRRSGYRLDHRARRFRPSWFPDIDLVIALDHGHLEALRRSAPTPADAGKVRLLRSYDPNVSPDAWDVPDPYYGGEAEFARCLDLVESAAPGLVAAVRAELEGRDR, encoded by the coding sequence ATGACCTACCGCGTCTGCTTCGTCTGCACCGGCAACATCTGCCGCTCGCCGATGGCGGAGGCCGTCGTCCGCGCCCGTCTCGCGGACGACGGACTCGCCGACCGGGTCACGGTGGACAGCGCCGGAACAGGCGACTGGCACGTGGGCGAGGACGCCGACCCCCGCGCCCTGACCGCCCTTCGCCGATCCGGCTACCGGCTCGACCACCGGGCGCGAAGGTTCCGGCCGTCGTGGTTCCCTGACATCGACCTGGTCATCGCCCTCGACCACGGCCACCTGGAGGCCCTCCGACGATCCGCCCCCACCCCCGCCGACGCGGGCAAGGTGCGCCTGCTGCGGTCCTACGACCCGAACGTCTCCCCTGACGCATGGGACGTACCCGACCCGTACTACGGCGGTGAGGCGGAGTTCGCGCGGTGTCTTGACCTGGTGGAGTCCGCCGCCCCGGGTCTCGTGGCGGCGGTCCGGGCGGAGTTGGAGGGACGAGACAGGTGA
- a CDS encoding DUF5326 family protein, with protein MREFFAGLPWWVTWIAVPLIALVVFGGLIVNVLGFVVGVLFKLLLFVALVGGLVYVVRKFTAGSSSRGDW; from the coding sequence ATGCGAGAGTTCTTCGCGGGGCTGCCGTGGTGGGTGACGTGGATCGCGGTGCCCCTTATCGCCCTGGTCGTGTTCGGCGGTCTGATCGTCAACGTGCTGGGGTTCGTTGTCGGTGTCCTGTTCAAGCTTCTGTTGTTCGTGGCGCTGGTCGGAGGGCTGGTCTACGTGGTTCGGAAGTTCACCGCGGGTTCCTCCTCGCGCGGGGACTGGTGA
- a CDS encoding cystathionine gamma-lyase: MRAGLPAPAEHRPALPGPVFAAHYHLSGDPTGPYTYGRDENPTWTLLEAAVGELEAPGHEDVTTLVFASGMAAISAVLFSRLSAGDAVVLPDDGYQVLPLVRARLEAFGVEVRTVPTAGWDRLDALDGARLVWLETPSNPGLDVCDVRSIATAAHKAGALVAVDNTLATPLGQRPLELGADFVVASGTKQLTGHGDLLMGYVAGRAGAAMEAVRHWRKIAGAVAGPMESWLAHRSIATLHLRVERQAVTALRVAEALRTRPEVTGLRYPGLPDDPSHRIASRQMRHHGCVVSFVLPCRAHADRFLRAARLVDEATSFGGVRSTAERRGRWGGDAVEEGFVRLSVGVEDPEDLIRDLFRALDAAAD; encoded by the coding sequence GTGCGGGCCGGGCTGCCCGCGCCGGCGGAGCACCGTCCGGCCCTTCCGGGACCGGTGTTCGCCGCCCACTATCACCTCTCGGGCGACCCCACCGGGCCCTACACCTACGGCCGGGACGAGAACCCGACCTGGACTCTGCTGGAGGCGGCCGTCGGCGAGTTGGAGGCACCGGGGCACGAGGACGTGACGACCCTGGTGTTCGCCTCGGGCATGGCGGCGATATCGGCGGTCCTCTTCTCCCGGCTCTCCGCCGGGGACGCGGTCGTCCTGCCCGACGACGGCTACCAGGTCCTGCCACTGGTCCGGGCTCGCCTGGAGGCCTTCGGCGTCGAGGTGCGCACTGTTCCGACGGCCGGCTGGGATCGACTCGACGCGCTGGACGGCGCCCGTCTCGTCTGGCTCGAGACGCCGTCCAATCCGGGGCTCGACGTGTGCGACGTGCGGTCGATCGCGACGGCTGCCCACAAGGCCGGGGCGCTCGTGGCCGTCGACAACACCCTGGCCACGCCTCTGGGTCAGCGCCCCCTTGAACTCGGCGCGGACTTCGTCGTCGCCAGCGGGACCAAGCAGCTCACCGGCCACGGCGACCTCCTCATGGGCTACGTCGCCGGTCGCGCCGGCGCGGCGATGGAGGCGGTACGGCACTGGCGCAAGATCGCGGGAGCCGTCGCCGGGCCGATGGAGTCCTGGCTCGCCCATCGGTCGATCGCGACGCTCCATCTCCGTGTGGAACGCCAGGCCGTCACCGCGCTGCGCGTGGCCGAGGCCCTGCGCACCCGACCGGAGGTGACCGGTCTGCGCTACCCGGGACTTCCGGACGACCCCTCCCACCGGATCGCCTCTCGCCAGATGCGTCACCACGGGTGCGTGGTGTCGTTCGTCCTCCCCTGCCGGGCTCACGCGGACCGTTTCCTGCGGGCCGCGCGCCTGGTGGACGAGGCGACGAGTTTCGGCGGGGTCCGCTCCACGGCCGAGCGCCGCGGGCGTTGGGGCGGAGACGCGGTGGAGGAGGGCTTCGTCAGACTCTCGGTGGGGGTGGAGGATCCCGAGGACCTGATCCGGGATCTGTTCCGGGCGCTGGACGCGGCCGCGGACTGA
- a CDS encoding DUF6344 domain-containing protein, whose protein sequence is MARSQVTTWWTTIVTAFFALLAALGFASQTASAAVPQAETASKSVGVKPVTVPAPSVRPWFRSGSLPPTMKQRIRAEAHGNAPGCRPRSTEEATAAEPLAPSAPCAPDTTTDRRPAPADAPLRR, encoded by the coding sequence ATGGCCCGCAGCCAGGTCACCACGTGGTGGACCACCATCGTCACCGCCTTCTTCGCGTTGCTCGCCGCGCTCGGCTTCGCGTCCCAGACCGCCTCGGCGGCCGTACCCCAGGCCGAGACCGCGAGCAAGAGCGTCGGTGTCAAGCCCGTGACGGTGCCGGCGCCGTCCGTACGGCCCTGGTTCCGTTCCGGCTCCCTGCCTCCCACGATGAAGCAGCGCATCCGAGCCGAGGCTCACGGGAACGCTCCCGGTTGTCGACCGCGCTCGACGGAGGAGGCCACCGCGGCCGAACCCCTCGCCCCTTCCGCGCCGTGCGCTCCGGACACCACCACGGACCGCCGGCCGGCCCCGGCCGACGCCCCGCTCAGGCGGTGA
- a CDS encoding IclR family transcriptional regulator C-terminal domain-containing protein — protein sequence MRLLERVAEHPCGAPAKQLARETGLALPTAYHLLRTLAHEGYLRRDKGLFFLGEAVERLTSRGAQQKRRGTLDEILTDWRDAVGAPVYYARYREGEIEVVRVADTVDHPAVAEWAAFRETGHAHALGLCLMAQLDAESRQDHLARHPVRTITRYTVRDERRLRRRLHAVRRAGAAVEHEEYALGTVCAALPLVAGASVAAVGLSVPAHESDRLLPAVLRLRREARRRLGSLALVLSI from the coding sequence ATGAGGCTGCTGGAGCGGGTCGCCGAGCATCCGTGTGGAGCGCCCGCCAAACAATTGGCGCGCGAGACCGGCCTGGCCCTCCCCACCGCCTACCACCTGTTGCGCACGCTCGCTCACGAGGGCTATCTGCGGCGGGACAAGGGGTTGTTCTTCCTGGGGGAGGCTGTCGAGCGGCTCACGAGCCGCGGGGCCCAGCAGAAACGTCGCGGCACGCTGGACGAGATACTCACGGACTGGCGTGACGCCGTCGGGGCGCCGGTGTACTACGCGCGCTACCGCGAGGGCGAGATCGAGGTCGTCCGTGTCGCGGACACCGTGGACCACCCGGCGGTCGCGGAGTGGGCCGCCTTCCGCGAGACCGGGCACGCGCACGCGCTCGGTCTGTGTCTGATGGCGCAGTTGGACGCCGAGAGTCGACAGGACCACCTCGCGCGCCATCCGGTGCGGACGATCACTCGGTACACCGTGCGTGACGAGCGGCGGCTTCGTCGAAGACTGCACGCCGTGCGACGTGCGGGGGCGGCGGTCGAACACGAGGAGTACGCCCTCGGGACGGTCTGTGCGGCGCTTCCTCTCGTCGCCGGCGCCTCGGTGGCGGCGGTGGGCCTCTCCGTCCCCGCCCACGAATCCGACCGGTTGTTGCCCGCGGTGCTGCGGTTGCGGAGGGAGGCGCGGCGGCGCCTGGGGTCGCTGGCCCTCGTTCTCAGTATCTGA
- a CDS encoding SsgA family sporulation/cell division regulator — protein MHQSVQAEVMMSFLVSEELTFRIPVELRYETGDPYAVRLTFHLPGDAPVTWAFGRELLIDGVGRPSGDGDVRVAPVEPEPLAEVVIRLQVGGDQAVFRSSAAPLVAFLDRTDKLVPLGQEGALADFDAHLEEALDRILAEEQSAG, from the coding sequence ATGCACCAGTCCGTACAGGCAGAGGTCATGATGAGTTTTCTCGTGTCCGAGGAACTCACCTTCCGTATCCCGGTGGAGCTGCGTTACGAGACGGGTGATCCCTACGCCGTCCGCCTCACGTTCCACCTGCCCGGCGATGCGCCGGTGACCTGGGCCTTCGGCCGTGAGCTGCTCATCGACGGGGTGGGGCGGCCCAGTGGCGACGGTGACGTCCGGGTGGCGCCGGTCGAGCCGGAGCCCTTGGCGGAGGTGGTGATTCGTCTTCAGGTCGGTGGTGACCAGGCTGTCTTCCGCTCCTCCGCCGCACCTCTGGTCGCGTTCCTCGACCGTACCGACAAGCTGGTGCCTCTGGGACAGGAGGGCGCGCTCGCGGATTTCGACGCTCACTTGGAGGAGGCCCTCGACCGCATCCTCGCGGAGGAGCAGAGCGCGGGCTGA
- a CDS encoding DLW-39 family protein, with protein sequence MKKLLLVALAAIGGLLVYRQIQADRAEQDLWTEATDSVPSGS encoded by the coding sequence GTGAAGAAGCTTCTCCTGGTCGCACTGGCCGCCATCGGCGGGCTCCTCGTGTACCGCCAGATCCAGGCGGATCGCGCCGAGCAGGATCTGTGGACGGAGGCGACCGATTCGGTGCCCTCGGGCTCGTGA
- a CDS encoding cupin domain-containing protein has product MKAFRLDELEAERAANDGAYLQFLRERNMSVGLYALDAGTVDPQQPHAQDEVYFVVSGRAAITVGNETTEVARGGVVYVPAGVPHRFHHISEDLRVLVVFSPPEG; this is encoded by the coding sequence GTGAAGGCATTCAGGCTGGACGAACTGGAGGCGGAGCGCGCCGCCAACGACGGGGCGTACCTGCAGTTCCTGCGGGAGCGGAACATGTCGGTGGGGCTCTACGCCCTCGACGCGGGAACCGTCGATCCGCAGCAGCCGCACGCGCAGGACGAGGTGTACTTCGTGGTGAGCGGGCGGGCCGCGATCACGGTGGGGAACGAGACCACCGAGGTGGCGCGCGGTGGTGTCGTGTACGTGCCCGCGGGTGTCCCGCACCGCTTCCATCACATCTCGGAGGACCTGCGCGTGCTGGTCGTCTTCTCCCCTCCGGAGGGGTGA
- a CDS encoding YibE/F family protein, whose protein sequence is MTTTQPSPQPPPEGSRGPGPDTDAPRDVRGTVDGHASDGPLLDGGARPPSPPGPETAIGRGLGTDGLPRDHESRRAPGREAGHGRQRTHEGHGHGGHGHSHAHGPATPVSRHLRRVIAAVLIPFAAAAAAGLLVLWPGGAPPHERTGVGFDRQTQRATVVEVVEVACADLASSGVPPTGDTSTASGSAAVERDKGVCDRATIRVDTGGDTGRTFTEIVQPDQPRQLSQGQRVVVAYEPSAPEDLQYAVTDIDRRLPMTLLAGIFALAVVVVGRLRGLMALLSLAISFLVLNFFILPAILQGSNPLLVAVVGAAVIMLIALYLCHGLSARTSVAVLGTLVSLLLIGVLGSLFIGWAALTGDTDDNTGLIHGLYPSIDMSGLLLAGIIIGSLGVLDDVTVTQTSAVWELHDANPTMGWRQLYRAGIRIGRDHIASVVNTLVLAYAGAALPLLLLFSIAQSSVGTVANSELVAEEIVRTLVGSIGLVASVPVTTALAALVVSADRARTTEGRIGGGKVVRGGRGRRRKR, encoded by the coding sequence GTGACCACGACGCAGCCTTCACCCCAGCCCCCGCCCGAAGGCAGCCGCGGGCCGGGGCCCGACACCGACGCTCCACGGGACGTCCGGGGAACGGTCGACGGCCACGCTTCCGACGGACCGCTCCTCGACGGGGGTGCGCGTCCCCCGTCGCCGCCGGGCCCGGAAACCGCGATCGGCCGGGGGCTGGGCACCGACGGCCTTCCCCGGGACCACGAGTCGCGTCGCGCCCCCGGGCGGGAAGCGGGGCACGGTCGGCAGAGGACGCACGAGGGGCACGGTCACGGAGGGCATGGACACAGCCATGCGCACGGCCCCGCCACGCCCGTCTCGCGTCACCTGCGCAGGGTCATCGCCGCGGTACTCATCCCCTTCGCGGCGGCCGCGGCGGCCGGACTGCTCGTGCTCTGGCCGGGAGGTGCCCCGCCCCACGAACGCACCGGAGTCGGCTTCGACCGACAGACCCAGCGGGCCACGGTCGTCGAAGTCGTCGAAGTGGCGTGCGCGGACCTCGCCTCCTCCGGGGTTCCTCCCACCGGCGACACCTCCACCGCTTCCGGGTCGGCGGCCGTGGAGCGCGACAAGGGCGTCTGCGACAGAGCGACGATCCGAGTGGACACCGGCGGCGACACGGGGCGCACCTTCACCGAGATCGTCCAACCCGACCAGCCCAGACAACTCAGCCAGGGGCAGCGGGTCGTCGTCGCCTACGAGCCGTCCGCCCCCGAGGACCTGCAGTACGCGGTCACCGACATCGACCGACGGCTGCCGATGACGCTGCTCGCGGGCATTTTCGCCTTGGCCGTCGTGGTCGTCGGACGGCTCCGCGGTCTGATGGCCCTGCTCTCCTTGGCCATCAGCTTCCTGGTACTGAACTTCTTCATCCTGCCCGCGATTCTCCAGGGATCGAATCCGCTGCTCGTGGCCGTGGTCGGCGCCGCCGTGATCATGTTGATCGCCCTCTACCTGTGCCACGGGCTCTCCGCCCGCACCTCGGTGGCGGTCCTGGGCACCCTCGTCTCGCTGCTGCTGATCGGGGTGTTGGGGTCGCTCTTCATCGGCTGGGCGGCGCTGACCGGCGACACGGACGACAACACCGGGCTCATCCACGGTCTGTATCCGTCCATAGACATGAGCGGCCTGCTCCTCGCCGGCATCATCATCGGATCCCTCGGCGTCCTGGACGACGTCACGGTCACGCAGACCTCGGCCGTCTGGGAACTGCACGACGCCAACCCGACCATGGGCTGGCGCCAGTTGTACCGAGCGGGGATCCGTATCGGCCGCGATCACATCGCGTCCGTCGTCAACACGCTCGTTCTCGCCTACGCGGGCGCGGCCCTCCCGCTCCTGCTGCTGTTCTCCATCGCGCAGAGCAGCGTGGGAACCGTCGCCAACAGTGAACTGGTGGCCGAGGAGATCGTGCGGACCCTTGTCGGGTCGATCGGGCTGGTGGCCTCGGTACCGGTGACCACGGCCCTGGCGGCGCTCGTCGTGTCGGCCGACCGCGCCCGGACCACCGAAGGAAGGATCGGAGGAGGCAAGGTCGTTCGGGGCGGACGGGGCCGTCGCCGCAAGCGATGA
- a CDS encoding phage holin family protein: MKNFAVKTIANAGALAVAVFLLDKITLTGDSTGGKIGTLIVVALVFGVVNLLVKPVVQLLTLPLFILTLGLFTLVVNAFMLLLTSWLADLLDLGFHVAGFWTAVLGGLIVAVVSWALNAFLPDGD; this comes from the coding sequence ATGAAGAATTTCGCAGTCAAGACGATCGCCAACGCGGGCGCCCTGGCGGTCGCCGTCTTCCTCCTCGACAAGATCACCCTGACCGGCGACAGCACCGGGGGGAAGATCGGCACGCTGATTGTGGTGGCGCTGGTCTTCGGAGTGGTGAATCTGCTGGTCAAGCCGGTGGTGCAGCTCCTCACCCTGCCTCTGTTCATCCTGACGCTGGGGCTGTTCACCCTGGTGGTCAACGCGTTCATGTTGCTGCTGACCTCCTGGCTGGCCGACCTGCTGGATCTGGGTTTCCACGTGGCCGGATTCTGGACGGCCGTACTCGGCGGCCTGATCGTCGCGGTCGTGTCCTGGGCGCTGAACGCCTTCCTGCCCGATGGAGACTGA
- a CDS encoding RNA-guided endonuclease TnpB family protein yields the protein MKATHVKRAFKYRFHPTDAQAAELSRTFGCVRKVYNLALAARTEAWARQERVNYAATSAMLTAWKRSEELAYLNEVSSVPLQQALRHLQAAFTSFHGKRARYPRFKSRKRSRKSAEYTTSAFRFRDGELTLAKMAEPLDIVWSRPLPEGASPSTATVSQDAAGRWYVSLLCEDPSVKPLPATDAAVGVDVGLDHLLTLSTGERVSNSRHERRDRTRLAKARRHLARKAEGEGRNRAKALRKVARVHARITDRRRDHLHKLTTRLVRENQTIVIEDLSVRNLVGNRGPARAIGDAAWSEFRSMLEYKARWYGREVIAVDRWFPSSRLCSTCGTSRDTMPSNVRSWACGCGTTHDRDVNAAKNILAVGLTASVCGAGVRPQRSTPGGRSAMKQKPLRREP from the coding sequence GTGAAGGCCACCCATGTGAAGCGGGCGTTCAAGTACCGCTTCCACCCGACCGATGCGCAGGCGGCGGAGCTGTCGCGCACCTTCGGCTGTGTGCGGAAGGTCTACAACCTCGCCCTCGCGGCGCGCACCGAGGCGTGGGCGCGGCAGGAGCGGGTGAACTACGCGGCCACCTCGGCGATGTTGACGGCGTGGAAGAGGAGCGAGGAACTCGCCTACCTCAACGAGGTCTCCTCGGTGCCGCTGCAACAGGCGCTGCGGCACCTTCAGGCGGCGTTCACGAGTTTCCACGGCAAGCGGGCGCGGTATCCGCGTTTCAAGTCGCGCAAGAGGTCGCGGAAGTCGGCGGAGTACACCACCAGCGCGTTCCGATTCAGGGACGGGGAGCTGACGCTGGCGAAAATGGCGGAGCCGCTGGACATCGTCTGGTCTCGCCCGCTCCCGGAGGGGGCTTCGCCGTCGACGGCGACCGTGTCGCAGGACGCGGCCGGCCGCTGGTACGTGTCCTTGTTGTGCGAGGATCCGTCGGTGAAGCCGCTCCCCGCCACCGACGCGGCCGTCGGCGTCGACGTCGGACTCGACCACCTGCTGACGCTCTCCACGGGTGAGAGGGTCTCCAACTCCCGCCACGAGCGGCGCGACCGCACCCGTCTGGCCAAGGCCCGACGGCACCTCGCCCGCAAGGCCGAAGGCGAGGGGAGGAACCGGGCCAAGGCGCTCCGGAAGGTCGCCCGGGTCCACGCCCGCATCACGGACCGAAGGCGTGACCATCTGCACAAGCTGACGACTCGGCTCGTTCGTGAGAACCAAACGATCGTGATCGAGGACCTCTCCGTTCGGAACTTGGTGGGAAATCGGGGTCCGGCCCGCGCCATCGGTGACGCGGCGTGGTCGGAGTTCCGGAGCATGTTGGAGTACAAGGCCCGGTGGTACGGCCGTGAGGTGATCGCGGTCGACCGGTGGTTCCCCTCCTCCAGGCTGTGCTCGACCTGCGGCACCTCGCGGGACACGATGCCGTCGAACGTCCGGAGCTGGGCGTGCGGTTGCGGGACGACCCACGACCGGGACGTGAACGCGGCGAAGAACATTCTGGCCGTCGGGCTGACGGCGTCTGTCTGTGGAGCCGGTGTGAGACCTCAACGGAGTACTCCGGGCGGGCGGTCGGCGATGAAGCAGAAACCCCTGCGGCGCGAGCCGTAG